A part of Cervus elaphus chromosome 11, mCerEla1.1, whole genome shotgun sequence genomic DNA contains:
- the LOC122703982 gene encoding McKusick-Kaufman/Bardet-Biedl syndromes putative chaperonin-like, translating to MSRLEAKKPSICRREPLTGERAGASLAALRGLVTSCYGPAGRLKQLHNGRGGPVATTSHSAALLAGLPVSHPVLKVLTAAVRNHVACFSDGGLFTAILCCNLVENVQRLGLTPTTVIKLNKHLLSLCTRYLKSEVCACRIPVDFGSTEILLSLVRSILTSKPACMLIAKEIDHISTLILRAFLLTIPEDAQEHIILGKSIIVPLKGQRVIDSAVLPGILIEVSEVQLMKILPIRKSDSFKVAVFCVSLSGDLSDTGEGTLLVSYGVSLENAALDQLFNLGRQLVSDHVDLVLCQKVIHPSLKQFLRTHHIIAVDRIGVSLMEPLSKVTGTRPIGSLGSISPSSYGTVKDLCIAKFGCKHFFHLIPNKATVCSLLLCNRNDTAWDELKLTCQTALHALQLTVKEPYVLLGGGCTETHLVAYVRHKTRYEPESVLRDERCSQTELQLITEAFCSALESLAGSLEHDGGEVLTDDKYGHFWSVQANLPSAVNWPDLPSRCGCGLYSSQEELSWSFLRSARHHLPPQTCLSHEAKGSADTLTLDCFTAKLSGLQVAVETASLILDLSCVIEDTN from the coding sequence ATGTCTCGTTTAGAAGCTAAAAAGCCCTCGATCTGCAGAAGGGAGCCCCTGACGGGCGAGCGCGCCGGGGCCAGCCTGGCAGCCTTGCGGGGCCTGGTCACGTCGTGCTACGGCCCGGCGGGCAGGCTGAAGCAGCTACACAACGGCCGCGGCGGCCCGGTGGCCACCACCTCCCACTCGGCCGCCCTCCTCGCCGGCCTGCCCGTCAGCCACCCCGTGCTAAAGGTCCTGACGGCCGCCGTGCGGAATCACGTGGCCTGCTTCAGCGACGGCGGCTTATTCACAGCCATCCTTTGCTGCAACCTCGTCGAAAATGTTCAGAGACTAGGCTTGACACCCACCACggttattaagttaaataagcatctTTTGAGCCTCTGCACCAGGTACCTGAAATCTGAGGTCTGTGCCTGCCGAATCCCAGTCGACTTTGGTAGCACTGAGATCCTCCTGAGTTTGGTACGCAGCATATTAACAAGTAAACCTGCCTGCATGCTCATCGCAAAGGAGATTGACCACATCAGTACTCTGATTCTGAGAGCCTTTCTGCTTACAATTCCAGAGGACGCCCAAGAGCACATCATTTTAGGAAAGAGTATAATTGTCCCTTTAAAAGGGCAAAGGGTTATAGATTCTGCCGTGCTACCCGGAATACTTATTGAAGTATCAGAAGTTCAACTGATGAAGATACTACCTATCAGAAAATCAGATTCCTTCAAGGTGGCAGTCTTTTGCGTGTCTTTGTCCGGAGACCTTTCTGATACTGGAGAAGGAACACTGTTGGTCAGTTACGGAGTTTCTCTTGAAAATGCAGCTCTAGACCAGTTGTTCAACCTAGGAAGACAACTGGTTAGTGACCATGTAGATCTTGTCTTGTGTCAAAAAGTTATACACCCGTCTTTGAAACAGTTTCTCAGAACTCATCATATTATCGCTGTAGACAGAATTGGAGTGTCTCTGATGGAACCCCTGAGTAAAGTGACAGGAACACGGCCTATTGGTTCCTTGGGCTCAATCTCTCCCAGTAGTTATGGAACTGTAAAAGATTTGTGTATTGCAAAGTTTGGCTGCAAGCATTTTTTCCATCTTATTCCTAACAAAGCAACTGTCTGTAGCCTGCTTCTCTGCAACAGAAATGACACAGCCTGGGATGAGCTGAAGCTCACGTGTCAAACAGCACTGCATGCTTTGCAGTTAACAGTCAAGGAACCGTACGTTTTGTTGGGAGGTGGCTGTACTGAAACTCATTTGGTGGCATATGTCAGACACAAGACCCGTTATGAGCCAGAAAGCGTTCTTCGAGATGAGAGATGCTCTCAGACAGAGCTCCAGCTGATCACTGAAGCGTTCTGCAGTGCACTTGAATCTCTCGCTGGCTCCTTAGAGCACGACGGAGGTGAAGTTCTTACTGATGACAAGTATGGACACTTCTGGTCAGTTCAGGCCAATTTGCCTTCTGCTGTGAACTGGCCAGATTTGCCTTCCAGATGTGGCTGTGGACTCTACAGCAGCCAGGAAGAACTCAGCTGGTCCTTCCTGAGAAGTGCTCGTCATCACCTCCCACCGCAAACCTGCCTTTCCCATGAAGCCAAAGGCTCAGCAGACACCCTGACCTTGGACTGTTTTACTGCGAAGCTTAGTGGCCTGCAGGTGGCTGTGGAGACCGCCAGTTTGATTTTGGATCTTTCATGTGTCATTGAAGATACAAACTGA